A genome region from Camelus ferus isolate YT-003-E chromosome 25, BCGSAC_Cfer_1.0, whole genome shotgun sequence includes the following:
- the LOC102519147 gene encoding programmed cell death protein 6-like yields the protein MLLFLQSCQICETMLQRNCIKILNRGATRVQPESQPSRASAHDHLPVPPGPRAGPATGAALPDQSFLWNVFQRVDKDRSGVISDNELQQALSNGTWTPFRPVTVRSIISMFDRENKASVNFSEFTGFWKYIADWQLVFRGYDRDNSGMIDRNELKQAPSGFGYRLSDQFHDLLIRKFDRQGRGQIAFDDFIQGCIILQRLTDIFRHYDTDQDGWIQVSYEQYLSMVFSIV from the coding sequence ATGTTGCTTTTTCTACAGAGCTGCCAAATATGTGAAACAATGCTCCAAAGAAactgcattaaaattttaaacagaggagCCACCCGCGTCCAGCCAGAGTCTCAGCCCAGCCGCGCCTCGGCCCATGACCACCTACCTGTACCGCCTGGGCCCCGGGCCGGCCCTGCCACGGGCGCCGCGCTGCCGGACCAGAGCTTCCTGTGGAACGTCTTCCAGAGGGTTGACAAAGACAGGAGCGGCGTGATATCGGACAACGAGCTTCAACAAGCGCTGTCGAACGGCACGTGGACTCCATTTAGGCCAGTGACTGTCCGGTCGATCATCTCCATGTTTGACCGGGAGAACAAGGCCAGCGTGAACTTCAGCGAGTTCACAGGCTTCTGGAAGTACATCGCGGACTGGCAGCTCGTCTTCCGCGGCTACGACAGGGACAACTCGGGCATGATCGACAGGAACGAGCTCAAGCAAGCCCCCTCAGGTTTTGGGTACCGGCTCTCTGACCAGTTTCACGACCTCCTCATTCGCAAGTTCGACAGACAAGGACGAGGTCAGATTGCCTTTGACGACTTCATCCAGGGCTGCATCATCTTGCAGAGGCTGACAGATATATTCAGACACTACGACACGGACCAGGATGGTTGGATTCAGGTGTCCTATGAACAGTACCTCTCCATGGTCTTCAGCATCGTATGA